The Deinococcus wulumuqiensis R12 genome has a window encoding:
- a CDS encoding transcriptional regulator gives MFNPPTLEDLRETRRANEKLVLAALESKPEWVETELAKTTGLALSHLRAALASLLDQGRVRRLPGTGTRAVYGLADPGLADVPAGPLTENAKKVRDYLEGRADSALYMSDQLRLTREEVMAALSLLNAHGMITCTFVGSLVIFRLKEAPGTVSEPEVPAKGGRSSVKKQMA, from the coding sequence ATGTTCAACCCCCCCACCCTCGAAGACCTGCGAGAAACCCGGCGCGCCAACGAAAAACTGGTGCTCGCCGCCCTGGAAAGCAAGCCCGAATGGGTCGAAACCGAGCTGGCCAAGACCACCGGGCTGGCGCTCTCGCACCTGCGGGCCGCGCTGGCCAGCCTGCTCGACCAGGGACGGGTGCGCCGCCTGCCCGGCACCGGCACCCGCGCCGTGTACGGTCTGGCCGACCCCGGTCTGGCCGACGTGCCCGCTGGCCCGCTGACCGAGAACGCCAAAAAGGTCCGCGACTACCTCGAAGGCCGCGCCGACTCCGCGCTGTACATGAGCGACCAGCTGCGCCTGACCCGTGAGGAAGTCATGGCCGCGCTGTCGCTGCTCAACGCGCACGGCATGATCACCTGCACCTTCGTGGGCAGCCTGGTCATCTTCCGCCTCAAGGAAGCGCCCGGCACCGTTTCCGAACCCGAAGTGCCGGCCAAAGGCGGGCGCAGCTCGGTCAAGAAGCAGATGGCCTGA
- a CDS encoding cyclic-di-AMP receptor, which yields MKLVLAVIQDADAAALMRALSDQQFEATKLASTGGFLREGNTTLMIGVDDGRLAALQALIGQTCRSRTRLVPARGLTSENEGGVAQEPVEVPVGGAVIFVLGVEDFVKV from the coding sequence ATGAAACTTGTGCTGGCCGTTATTCAGGACGCCGACGCGGCGGCGCTGATGCGTGCCCTGTCCGACCAACAGTTCGAAGCCACCAAGCTCGCCAGTACCGGCGGCTTTCTGCGCGAGGGCAACACCACCCTGATGATCGGGGTGGACGACGGGCGCCTCGCGGCCCTTCAGGCCCTGATCGGCCAGACCTGCCGCAGCCGCACCCGGCTGGTTCCCGCACGCGGCCTGACCAGCGAAAACGAAGGCGGCGTCGCCCAGGAACCCGTCGAGGTGCCGGTGGGCGGCGCGGTGATTTTCGTCCTTGGGGTCG